A single genomic interval of uncultured Sphaerochaeta sp. harbors:
- a CDS encoding ribonucleoside triphosphate reductase → MQQQVVKRDGQVVLCEVQKIIDAIEKAANAAGQKVDAKMVAATVLSKTKGKDKVEVEYIQDLVEESLMEQSYQATAKAYILYRKGRERVREGKALIKATNEMFSAYLDDTTWRVKENANTRRSVNGMNNYIRERFTEQYWLHEIYPETIREAHQSGSLHLHDLGFFGPYCCGWDLRQLLTSGFGGVDGKVSSKPAKHFRSLLGQVVNATFTFQGECAGAQAWSSFDTYCAPFIRYDGLTFREVKQAMQEFIFNLNVPTRVGFQCPFSNLTFDITIPSSLRDVSVIRGGELQKETYGEFQDEMDMINQAFCEVMEEGDASGRVFTFPIPTYNVTKQFPWDSKVVDSIFAMTAKYGIPYFSNYVNSDLSPEDALSMCCRLRLDTSELKKRGGGLFGSNPLTGSIGVVTLNLPRLAYESKDEKQFMSALHDLSHLAKKSLEIKRNVIEKQTERGMYPFSRFSLETVKQRNGCYWANHFSTIGIVGMEEACLNLFGKEGSLTTEKGQSFALRVLSTLREIIQGFQRDTGNFYNLEATPAEGASYRLANLDKKAFGDIITAGEDVAYYTNSSQLPVGYTDDLYETLEKQDELQCQYTGGTVLHLYLAQRIEDPKLAKQLVRNVCTRYKLPYVSLTPTFSTCKNHGYLDGEVEYCPYCGEKTEVWTRVVGYLRPKEDFHPGKQEEHRQRKSYAVKVS, encoded by the coding sequence ATGCAACAGCAAGTGGTCAAAAGAGACGGGCAGGTGGTTCTCTGCGAGGTTCAGAAAATCATTGATGCAATCGAAAAAGCAGCGAATGCTGCAGGACAAAAAGTGGATGCCAAGATGGTCGCTGCCACCGTTTTGTCCAAGACAAAGGGAAAGGACAAGGTAGAGGTGGAGTATATCCAGGATCTTGTTGAAGAATCCCTGATGGAGCAGAGCTATCAAGCAACTGCAAAAGCATACATCCTCTACCGTAAGGGAAGGGAACGGGTAAGAGAGGGCAAGGCCCTCATCAAGGCAACGAATGAGATGTTCAGTGCCTACCTTGATGATACAACCTGGAGAGTCAAGGAAAATGCCAATACCAGGCGTTCTGTCAATGGTATGAACAACTACATCCGAGAACGATTCACTGAGCAGTACTGGTTGCATGAAATCTATCCTGAGACTATCCGTGAAGCCCACCAGAGTGGATCACTGCATCTCCATGATCTTGGCTTCTTTGGCCCATACTGTTGTGGCTGGGACCTTCGCCAGCTGCTAACCTCTGGCTTTGGAGGTGTTGATGGTAAAGTTTCCAGTAAGCCGGCAAAACATTTTCGGTCCCTGCTTGGACAGGTGGTGAATGCAACCTTCACCTTCCAGGGTGAGTGCGCAGGAGCTCAGGCCTGGTCTTCTTTTGACACTTACTGTGCACCATTTATCAGATATGATGGCCTTACCTTTCGTGAGGTCAAGCAAGCAATGCAGGAGTTCATTTTCAATCTCAATGTCCCTACACGAGTAGGTTTCCAGTGCCCCTTCTCCAATCTGACCTTTGACATCACCATTCCCTCCAGCTTACGGGATGTCTCGGTGATCCGGGGAGGAGAGCTGCAAAAAGAGACCTATGGGGAGTTCCAGGATGAGATGGATATGATCAACCAAGCCTTCTGTGAGGTCATGGAGGAAGGGGATGCTTCAGGAAGAGTGTTCACATTCCCCATCCCTACCTATAATGTAACCAAGCAGTTTCCCTGGGACTCGAAGGTTGTTGATTCCATTTTTGCCATGACCGCAAAATATGGGATTCCTTACTTCTCAAATTATGTGAACAGTGATTTATCCCCTGAGGATGCGCTCTCAATGTGCTGTCGACTTAGACTCGATACCTCTGAGCTGAAGAAGCGAGGTGGGGGGCTCTTTGGGTCTAATCCCCTTACTGGTTCGATCGGTGTGGTGACATTGAACCTTCCCAGGCTTGCCTATGAGAGCAAGGATGAGAAACAATTCATGTCTGCACTCCATGATCTTTCCCACCTAGCTAAAAAGAGCCTTGAGATCAAGCGAAACGTCATTGAGAAGCAGACCGAACGTGGTATGTATCCCTTTAGCCGGTTCTCCTTGGAAACGGTAAAACAACGTAATGGGTGCTATTGGGCAAACCACTTCAGTACCATCGGAATCGTGGGGATGGAAGAGGCTTGTCTCAACCTATTCGGTAAGGAAGGATCCCTTACAACCGAGAAAGGACAGTCCTTTGCCCTTCGGGTACTCTCAACGTTACGGGAAATTATACAAGGCTTCCAGAGAGATACAGGTAACTTCTACAACCTTGAGGCGACCCCCGCCGAGGGAGCCAGCTACCGATTGGCAAACCTCGATAAGAAAGCCTTTGGAGATATCATTACCGCCGGCGAAGATGTTGCTTACTATACCAACTCCTCCCAGCTCCCTGTAGGCTATACCGATGATCTCTATGAGACACTGGAGAAGCAGGACGAACTACAGTGCCAATACACAGGAGGAACAGTCCTTCATCTCTATCTTGCCCAGAGAATAGAGGACCCAAAGCTTGCCAAGCAGTTGGTAAGGAATGTATGTACCCGTTACAAACTTCCCTATGTCTCCCTTACCCCTACCTTCTCTACCTGCAAGAACCATGGATATCTCGATGGAGAGGTTGAGTATTGCCCGTATTGCGGGGAAAAGACCGAGGTATGGACCAGGGTGGTTGGCTATCTCAGGCCAAAGGAAGATTTCCATCCTGGAAAGCAAGAGGAACATCGCCAGAGAAAGTCTTACGCGGTAAAAGTATCATGA